From the Homo sapiens chromosome 1, GRCh38.p14 Primary Assembly genome, one window contains:
- the FIRRM gene encoding FIGNL1-interacting regulator of recombination and mitosis isoform 5 (isoform 5 is encoded by transcript variant 9) produces the protein MQVVLDSKLDLPCELQFPQCLLLVVVMDKLPSQPKEVQTLWCTDSQVSETTTRISLLKAVFYSFEQCSGELSLPVHLQGLKSKGKAEVAVTLYQHVCVHLCTFITSFHPSLFAELDAALLNAVLSANMITSLLAMDAWCFLARYGTAELCAHHVTIVAHLIKSCPGECYQLINLSILLKRLFFFMAPPHQLEFIQKFSPKEAENLPLWQHISFQALPPELREQTVHEVTTVGTAECRKWLSRSRTLGELESLNTVLSALLAVCNSAGEALDTGKQTAIIEVVSQLWAFLNIKQVADQPYVQQTFSLLLPLLGFFIQTLDPKLILQAVTLQTSLLKLELPDYVRLAMLDFVSSLGKLFIPEAIQDRILPNLSCMFALLLADRSWLLEQHTLEAFTQFAEGTNHEEIVPQCLSSEETKNKVVSFLEKTGFVDETEAAKVERVKQEKGIFWEPFANVTVEEAKRSSLQPYAKRARQEFPWEEEYRSALHTIAGALEATESLLQKGPAPAWLSMEMEALQERMDKLKRYIHTLG, from the exons ATGCAGGTGGTTTTGGACAGTAAATTAG ACCTGCCATGTGAACTGCAGTTTCCACAATGTCTTCTTCTGGTTGTTGTCATGGATAAGCTGCCATCTCAGCCTAAGGAAGTGCAAACCCTGTGGTGCACAGACAGCCAGGTCTCAGAAACGACAACCAG GATATCTCTACTCAAAGCCGTTTTCTACAGTTTTGAGCAGTGTTCTGGTGAACTCTCTCTACCTGTTCATTTACAGGGATTAAAGAGTAAGGGGAAAGCTGAGGTGGCTGTCACCTTGTATCAGCATGTTTGTGTTCATCTGTGTACATTTATTACTTCCTTTCATCCCTCACTGTTTGCTGAACTG GATGCTGCTCTGCTGAATGCTGTACTTAGTGCTAATATGATCACCTCTTTGTTAGCTATGGATGCATGGTGCTTCCTTGCTCG ATATGGGACTGCTGAACTGTGTGCACACCATGTCACCATAGTGGCTCATCTG ATAAAGTCATGCCCTGGAGAATGTTATCAACTCATCAACCTATCAATACTGTTGAAGCGTCTCTTTTTCTTCATGGCACCACCCCATCAG CTGGAGTTTATCCAGAAATTTTCcccaaaagaagcagaaaatctGCCTCTGTGGCAACATATTTCCTTCCAGGCGTTACCTCCTGAGCTTAGGGAACAAACTGTCCATGAGGTCACCACAGTAGGCACTGCAGAATGCAGGAAATGGCTGAGCAGGAGTCGTACTTTGGGAGAACTAGAATCTCTG AACACAGTACTGTCTGCTTTGCTTGCAGTATGTAATTCTGCTGGTGAAGCTTTGGATACAGGAAAACAAACTGCAATTATCGAAGTTGTGAGTCAGCTTTGGgcttttttaaacattaaacag GTAGCAGATCAACCTTATGTTCAACAGACATTCAGCCTTTTACTTCCACTGTTGGGATTTTTCATTCAAACTCTAGATCCTAAACTGATACTTCAG GCAGTAACTTTGCAGACCTCGCTACTTAAATTAGAGCTTCCTGACTATGTTCGTTTGGCAATGTTGGATTTTGTATCTTCTTTAGGAAAACTTTTTATACCTGAAGCTATCCAG GACAGAATTCTGCCCAACCTGTCCTGTATGTTTGCCTTACTGCTAGCTGACAGGAGTTGGCTGCTAGAACAACATACCTTGGAGGCGTTTACTCAGTTCGCTGAG GGAACAAATCATGAAGAGATAGTTCCACAGTGTCTCAGTTCTGAAGAAACTAAGAACAAAGTTGTATCCTTTCTGGAGAAG ACTGGGTTTGTAGATGAAACTGAAGCTGCCAAAGTGGAACGTGTGAAACAGGAAAAAGGTATTTTCTGGGAACCCTTTGCTAATGTGACTGTAGAAGAAGCAAAGAGGTCATCTTTACAG CCTTATGCAAAAAGAGCTCGTCAGGAGTTCCCCTGGGAAGAAGAGTACAGGTCAGCGCTGCATACAATAGCAGGGGCTTTGGAAGCAACTGAGTCACTACTCCAAAAGGGTCCTGCTCCAGCCTGGCTTTCAATGGAAATGGAGGCGCTCCAAGAAAGGATGGATAAGCTAAAACGTTACATACATACTCTAGGGTGA